The following are from one region of the Corynebacterium hindlerae genome:
- a CDS encoding MFS transporter yields MPQATTSTHTATQVPGAKLDKKTKRRIIIASTVGTTIEFYDFYAYATAAVAVFPFLFFPKNEDPTIGLLASFATFGLAFVARPLGSVVFGHFGDRIGRKATLVGSLLTMGIATFIIGLLPTYAQAGVAAPAMLALMRFGQGLGLGGEWSGAALLATETAEKGKRAWAAMWPQLGAPFGFLTANGLFLILVTFLGHTNGSTEGAFMEWGWRIPFLLSAVMVLVGLYVRFKLEETPVFTDALNKGKKVKTPLGEVFKTSWKPLIIGTFVMVSCYTMFYLVTTWILSYGIGKKELGVGLGIPYIHFLKLQIISIFAFIVGIPLAGWLADRFGRRRTLIVVSFIMVGFGFTFPVFLAPSSATEGSVLMFLTLGMFIMGLIFGPMSAVLPELYPTNVRYTGSGIAYNVSSILGAAIAPFVATWLVKHHGVASVGIYLIVVCMISLIAIFAMKETKDHDLTAI; encoded by the coding sequence ATGCCCCAAGCGACAACCTCTACGCACACTGCGACACAAGTACCGGGCGCCAAGCTCGACAAAAAAACCAAGCGCCGAATCATCATTGCGTCCACAGTGGGCACCACCATTGAGTTCTACGACTTTTATGCCTACGCCACCGCCGCAGTAGCCGTGTTTCCCTTCTTGTTCTTCCCCAAGAACGAGGACCCCACTATCGGCCTGCTTGCGTCCTTCGCCACCTTCGGCCTCGCCTTCGTCGCCCGCCCCTTGGGCTCCGTCGTCTTCGGCCATTTCGGTGACCGCATCGGTCGCAAGGCAACACTCGTCGGCTCCCTGCTGACCATGGGTATTGCTACCTTCATCATCGGTTTGCTCCCCACCTACGCCCAGGCGGGAGTGGCCGCGCCAGCGATGCTCGCCCTGATGCGTTTCGGCCAAGGCCTTGGCTTGGGCGGCGAATGGTCGGGCGCTGCGCTGCTGGCTACTGAAACCGCCGAAAAGGGTAAGCGTGCCTGGGCCGCAATGTGGCCACAGCTCGGCGCGCCATTCGGATTCCTCACTGCCAACGGACTGTTCCTGATCCTGGTCACGTTCCTCGGTCACACCAACGGCAGCACCGAAGGCGCCTTCATGGAATGGGGCTGGCGTATCCCATTCCTGCTCTCCGCAGTAATGGTGCTGGTCGGACTATACGTGCGCTTCAAGTTGGAAGAAACCCCAGTGTTTACCGACGCTCTGAACAAAGGCAAGAAAGTCAAGACCCCACTGGGTGAGGTGTTCAAGACATCCTGGAAGCCACTGATCATCGGCACCTTTGTCATGGTGTCCTGCTACACCATGTTCTACCTGGTTACCACCTGGATCCTGTCCTACGGCATTGGTAAGAAGGAACTCGGCGTGGGCCTCGGGATCCCTTACATCCACTTCCTGAAGCTGCAGATCATCTCCATCTTCGCGTTCATCGTGGGCATTCCGCTGGCCGGATGGCTCGCCGACCGGTTCGGTCGCCGCCGCACCCTGATCGTGGTGTCCTTCATCATGGTTGGGTTCGGGTTCACCTTCCCAGTGTTCCTCGCACCGTCCTCCGCCACCGAGGGTAGCGTCCTGATGTTCCTCACCTTGGGCATGTTCATCATGGGTCTGATCTTCGGGCCAATGTCGGCCGTGCTGCCGGAACTCTACCCGACCAACGTTCGGTACACCGGTTCCGGTATCGCCTACAACGTGTCCTCCATCCTCGGTGCCGCGATCGCACCGTTCGTAGCAACGTGGCTGGTCAAACACCACGGTGTCGCGTCGGTGGGGATCTACCTGATCGTCGTGTGCATGATCTCCCTCATCGCGATCTTCGCTATGAAGGAAACGAAGGACCACGATCTCACGGCTATCTAA
- a CDS encoding amidase, translated as MTSIPWHECDVYSWREKVALTSAETGIVACLQRIDELNPTLNALSFVLRDEALARARQLDKTPPSGRGVLHGVPIVIKDEMPVAGVPTTFGTATQTTRDPGNAWAVQRLLDAGAIIVGKSRMPEFGCWAFTETESKGIVRNPHDLSRTTGGSSGGTAAAVASGMVPAGMAGDGGGSIRIPAAQCGLFGLKPQRGRVSLAPFPDLWHALGTVGPLTRTVRDSALLYDVISGTADTDSWHAEPIGSLVDACSRELSGLRIGVVQRAFSNGRKACKEHRDEVARVAELLRAQGHEVSDATVRFPNPTLPFLIQFFTGPLAEYELLKDTSLLESRSQAVVRVGKLIPASAIEWAKRRSLAIGKAVDEVFEDYDVLLSPTLGKRPARIPALRGKGMIGAMVASASSVGFTAFTNISGQPAAHVTTGWAGDGLPIGVQLIGPSNGEEVLVSVAEWLTNSV; from the coding sequence ATGACCAGTATTCCGTGGCATGAGTGCGATGTCTATAGTTGGCGGGAAAAAGTTGCACTGACCAGTGCAGAAACCGGCATAGTGGCGTGCCTGCAGCGAATCGATGAACTCAACCCCACCCTCAACGCACTTTCATTTGTGTTACGAGACGAGGCGCTCGCGCGGGCGCGCCAGTTGGATAAAACTCCGCCGAGCGGTCGGGGAGTGCTCCACGGGGTGCCTATTGTGATTAAGGACGAAATGCCGGTCGCGGGGGTTCCCACCACTTTCGGCACGGCGACGCAAACCACTCGCGACCCCGGCAATGCGTGGGCGGTGCAGCGCCTTCTCGACGCCGGAGCCATCATCGTCGGGAAATCCAGAATGCCGGAGTTTGGCTGCTGGGCCTTCACGGAGACCGAATCGAAGGGGATAGTCCGCAACCCACACGATCTTTCCCGCACCACTGGCGGCTCCTCTGGTGGTACTGCCGCAGCAGTCGCATCCGGGATGGTGCCCGCAGGTATGGCCGGCGACGGTGGTGGATCAATCCGTATTCCAGCAGCGCAATGCGGCTTATTCGGGTTGAAGCCACAGCGCGGACGCGTCTCACTGGCGCCTTTTCCTGACCTCTGGCACGCACTGGGGACCGTCGGCCCGCTTACCCGCACCGTGCGAGATAGTGCACTGCTTTACGACGTCATTTCCGGCACGGCCGACACGGATTCCTGGCATGCAGAGCCGATTGGCTCCTTGGTTGACGCCTGCTCGCGCGAGCTTTCCGGTTTACGGATAGGCGTGGTGCAGCGGGCCTTTTCCAATGGCCGGAAAGCTTGCAAAGAACATCGAGATGAGGTTGCTCGGGTTGCTGAGCTGTTGCGTGCGCAGGGGCACGAGGTCTCCGACGCGACGGTACGATTTCCGAACCCGACATTGCCTTTTCTGATCCAATTCTTCACCGGCCCACTAGCTGAGTATGAGCTGCTGAAAGATACGTCACTGCTCGAATCTCGCTCGCAAGCAGTGGTGCGGGTTGGCAAGCTGATCCCAGCAAGTGCCATCGAGTGGGCGAAGCGGCGGTCGCTCGCCATAGGAAAGGCTGTCGATGAGGTATTTGAGGACTATGACGTCCTGCTATCTCCGACTCTGGGGAAGCGGCCAGCCCGGATTCCAGCGCTTCGGGGTAAGGGAATGATTGGGGCGATGGTGGCTTCGGCGTCCTCCGTCGGGTTTACCGCCTTTACCAACATTTCTGGGCAGCCAGCTGCGCATGTGACCACAGGTTGGGCGGGGGATGGACTGCCTATCGGGGTGCAGCTTATTGGACCTTCGAATGGGGAAGAGGTTCTGGTGTCCGTGGCCGAATGGTTAACGAACTCCGTGTAG
- the soxR gene encoding redox-sensitive transcriptional activator SoxR, with product MENAMELSVGEVAARAGVAPSAVRFYESKGLIASHRNVGNQRRFKRSVLRRVAFIKVGQKVGLSLDDIAQALGELPHGEAVPTKADWQRLSESWRPRMDLQIERLKRLRDNLDSCIGCGCLSLESCSLYNPEDRLWHVGTGGCETRTPQ from the coding sequence GTGGAGAATGCGATGGAGCTTTCTGTTGGTGAAGTAGCAGCACGCGCCGGTGTGGCACCTTCCGCTGTCCGGTTTTATGAATCAAAAGGGTTGATCGCGAGTCATCGAAACGTTGGAAATCAACGGCGATTCAAGCGAAGTGTCCTGCGGCGGGTTGCCTTCATAAAAGTGGGGCAAAAAGTGGGGCTGAGCCTCGACGACATAGCTCAAGCTTTGGGTGAGCTGCCACACGGTGAAGCGGTGCCAACCAAAGCCGATTGGCAGCGACTCAGTGAATCGTGGCGTCCGCGGATGGATCTTCAAATCGAACGTCTGAAGCGCTTGCGAGACAACCTTGATAGCTGCATCGGTTGTGGCTGCCTCAGCTTGGAAAGTTGTTCGCTTTATAACCCGGAGGACCGGTTGTGGCATGTGGGAACTGGGGGCTGTGAAACTCGAACCCCTCAGTGA
- a CDS encoding YceI family protein has translation MQQTYNKKLIIGMVVAIIVVALASVVPVAYKAYMTPGVKTEGIQVEGAKNASTDFNGAWHVVKAAPGNPTSVGYTFWEILPGERRATSGSTNNVTGDVTIAQGKLNAAKITVDMTTIHTDREKRDINVRMKLLETDQFPTATFAVDEGAGIDVSSVPDNGTIGKVTVPGTLTIHGVSKHIQAEMEVLRTGDNMVVGANIPINRLDYGVETPDFVAAKIDTEGHLNIRIALEK, from the coding sequence ATGCAACAGACGTACAACAAGAAACTGATCATCGGTATGGTCGTGGCGATTATTGTCGTCGCACTCGCCAGCGTGGTTCCGGTTGCGTACAAGGCTTACATGACGCCCGGTGTGAAAACTGAAGGCATCCAAGTCGAGGGCGCGAAGAATGCTTCCACTGATTTCAACGGTGCGTGGCACGTAGTCAAAGCGGCTCCTGGTAACCCGACATCCGTCGGTTACACATTTTGGGAGATCCTTCCTGGCGAACGTCGTGCTACCTCGGGTAGTACTAATAACGTCACGGGTGACGTAACTATCGCACAGGGGAAGCTCAATGCGGCGAAAATTACGGTCGATATGACGACCATTCACACCGACCGAGAAAAGCGCGATATCAACGTGCGCATGAAGTTGCTTGAGACGGACCAGTTCCCAACGGCAACCTTCGCAGTCGATGAGGGCGCGGGAATTGACGTGTCGTCAGTGCCAGACAACGGGACCATCGGCAAAGTGACCGTGCCGGGAACCCTCACCATCCACGGCGTGTCTAAGCACATCCAGGCTGAGATGGAAGTGCTGCGCACTGGCGACAACATGGTCGTGGGAGCGAACATCCCAATCAACCGGTTGGATTACGGCGTGGAGACGCCAGACTTCGTGGCAGCGAAAATTGATACTGAAGGGCACCTGAACATCCGCATCGCGCTGGAGAAGTAA
- a CDS encoding RNA polymerase-binding protein RbpA, whose protein sequence is MADRVLRGSRMGAVSYETDRDHDLAPRQMVKYKTDTGEVYEVPFADDAEIPSTWLCKNGQVGVLMEGEGQEAKEVKPPRTHWDMLRERRSIEELDVLLEERIELLRKRRRNAARLLKQQQEEAAQQG, encoded by the coding sequence ATGGCAGATCGCGTACTTCGTGGCAGCCGCATGGGCGCTGTTTCCTACGAAACGGACCGAGACCACGATCTCGCGCCACGTCAAATGGTCAAGTACAAGACGGACACCGGTGAGGTGTACGAGGTCCCATTCGCCGACGACGCTGAAATCCCAAGCACCTGGCTGTGCAAAAACGGCCAGGTAGGCGTGCTGATGGAAGGCGAAGGCCAGGAAGCGAAAGAGGTCAAGCCACCTCGTACCCACTGGGACATGCTGCGCGAGCGTCGCTCCATCGAAGAGTTGGACGTGCTCCTGGAAGAGCGCATCGAGTTGTTGCGCAAGCGCCGTCGTAACGCTGCCCGCCTGCTCAAGCAGCAGCAGGAGGAAGCCGCACAACAAGGCTAG
- a CDS encoding polyprenol monophosphomannose synthase — protein sequence MSNPSDLTLVIIPTYNELENLPLITGRVRKATPEVDILIVDDNSPDGTGEAADKLAAEDSHIKVLHREGKGGLLGAYLAGFEWGLEQGYTVLCEMDADGSHAPEQLHLLLEKIDAGADLVIGSRYVPGGKVVNWPKNRWLLSKGGNLYIGLMLGSGLTDMTAGYRAFRRELLESLNFDELSAAGYIFQVDVARRAVAAGWDVVEVPITFTEREIGESKLDGSFVKDSLLEVTKWGLAHRGEQVRELAKEMYGLVKYEIENKRKKRLY from the coding sequence ATGAGCAATCCAAGTGATCTCACGCTCGTGATCATTCCGACGTACAACGAACTGGAGAATCTGCCGCTCATCACCGGACGCGTCCGCAAGGCAACTCCTGAGGTAGATATCCTCATCGTCGATGACAACTCCCCAGACGGCACCGGCGAAGCAGCCGACAAGCTCGCCGCCGAAGATAGCCACATCAAGGTCCTGCACCGCGAAGGCAAGGGTGGCCTGCTGGGCGCTTACCTTGCCGGATTTGAATGGGGTCTGGAGCAGGGCTACACCGTGCTCTGCGAGATGGATGCCGACGGCTCCCACGCCCCTGAGCAACTCCACCTGCTGCTAGAGAAGATCGATGCCGGGGCAGACCTGGTGATCGGTTCCCGCTACGTACCAGGTGGCAAGGTGGTGAACTGGCCGAAGAATCGCTGGCTGCTGTCCAAGGGCGGCAACCTGTACATCGGCCTGATGCTCGGCTCCGGGCTCACCGACATGACCGCAGGCTACCGCGCTTTCCGACGCGAACTGCTGGAGTCCCTGAACTTCGATGAGCTCTCCGCCGCCGGCTACATCTTCCAAGTGGATGTGGCACGTCGCGCCGTCGCCGCCGGCTGGGATGTCGTAGAGGTGCCGATCACGTTCACCGAACGGGAGATCGGGGAGTCCAAGCTCGATGGTTCCTTTGTCAAGGATTCCCTACTTGAGGTAACCAAGTGGGGCCTGGCGCACCGCGGCGAGCAGGTTCGTGAATTGGCTAAGGAAATGTACGGCCTGGTCAAGTACGAAATCGAGAACAAGCGCAAGAAGCGCCTGTACTAA
- the lnt gene encoding apolipoprotein N-acyltransferase produces MRLLARLVLAGIGGYASYASFVPLGWWWAGILGLAALAVALMPWGDDQPRKRSGALIGLTYGLALYVPLLPWIGEFVGAVPWLALAVTESLYFVVFGFLAVPIARWKHWGPLAFALWFVAMEFVRSNWPFGGFAWGRLGWGQIEGPVAQWASIGGPALVTFVAVFVGALLASRRLIPAIGAFLLVCSGMAIPLVQPAGAPTGEIKIAAIQGNVPRLGLDFNAQRRAVLANHARVTEELEEPVDLVIWPENSSDVNPFSDDKARQLITGAVAKVNAPTLVGTITVDEVGPRNTMVVFNPDGTTGEYHYKKFLQPFGEYMPYRDFFRRFSSFVDMAGNFQPGDGDGVVTMKDVKVGIATCYEVAFDAAARTAVDKGAQILATPTNNATFGFTNMTYQQMAMSRMRAIETDRAVVIAATSGSSALILPDGSVIEKTAIFQPATLVDTLPLKDSRTIAVRYGHFMELIMVGLGLAAAVLSLMVSRRHR; encoded by the coding sequence GTGAGGCTTCTGGCTCGGCTCGTGCTTGCCGGAATCGGCGGGTACGCTTCGTACGCTTCTTTTGTACCGCTCGGTTGGTGGTGGGCCGGCATTCTCGGCCTCGCCGCGTTAGCTGTGGCCCTGATGCCGTGGGGCGATGACCAGCCCCGTAAGCGCTCTGGCGCGCTGATCGGCCTGACTTATGGTTTGGCACTTTATGTGCCGCTCTTGCCGTGGATCGGCGAGTTTGTGGGCGCGGTTCCGTGGCTTGCGCTGGCGGTGACTGAGTCGCTGTATTTCGTGGTTTTCGGATTCTTGGCTGTGCCCATCGCACGCTGGAAGCACTGGGGACCGCTGGCGTTCGCGCTGTGGTTCGTGGCCATGGAGTTCGTCCGATCCAACTGGCCGTTTGGTGGCTTCGCCTGGGGGCGCCTGGGCTGGGGTCAGATTGAGGGGCCGGTGGCGCAGTGGGCGTCGATAGGCGGGCCAGCGCTGGTCACCTTCGTTGCGGTCTTCGTAGGCGCGTTGCTTGCTTCACGACGCCTCATCCCCGCAATCGGCGCATTCCTGCTGGTGTGCTCTGGTATGGCGATCCCGCTGGTCCAGCCCGCTGGCGCGCCCACCGGGGAGATCAAGATCGCTGCGATCCAGGGCAATGTGCCCCGGTTGGGCCTTGATTTCAATGCGCAGCGCCGCGCGGTGCTCGCCAATCATGCCCGCGTCACCGAAGAGCTCGAAGAGCCGGTGGATCTGGTGATTTGGCCGGAGAACTCCTCCGATGTCAACCCGTTTAGCGACGATAAGGCCCGGCAGCTCATCACCGGTGCCGTGGCCAAGGTCAACGCGCCGACCCTAGTCGGCACGATCACCGTGGACGAGGTTGGGCCACGCAACACCATGGTGGTGTTCAACCCGGATGGCACGACAGGGGAGTACCACTACAAAAAGTTCCTGCAGCCCTTCGGGGAATACATGCCCTACCGGGATTTCTTCCGGCGCTTTTCCTCCTTCGTAGACATGGCTGGCAACTTCCAGCCGGGTGATGGCGACGGCGTGGTGACCATGAAGGACGTGAAGGTGGGTATTGCCACGTGCTATGAGGTTGCGTTTGATGCTGCTGCGCGGACGGCCGTCGATAAGGGCGCGCAAATCCTTGCCACGCCGACGAACAACGCCACCTTCGGGTTCACCAACATGACTTACCAGCAGATGGCCATGAGCCGAATGCGGGCCATCGAGACCGACCGCGCCGTCGTCATCGCAGCGACCTCTGGCTCTTCGGCGCTGATCCTCCCCGACGGTTCGGTCATCGAGAAAACCGCAATTTTCCAACCTGCGACGCTCGTGGACACGCTGCCACTGAAGGACAGTCGCACCATCGCAGTCCGGTACGGGCACTTCATGGAGCTGATCATGGTGGGGCTCGGGCTGGCTGCAGCGGTCCTGTCGCTGATGGTGTCGCGCCGCCACAGGTAG
- a CDS encoding FxsA family protein: protein MPLIIALPYFLIEALAFWGVSEAIGVGWALLALFLCFFGGLFLAAFEMKRIGRVALHQQQVNPGRLAGDYGLLAAGAILVAAPGFVTTALGLLLIVPPTRALARKALAKKLRVKIENLGMRGFEATNRYREHTVYGSFADPNKPVIDEDELKGWSDNVKPEDFK, encoded by the coding sequence GTGCCTTTGATCATTGCTCTTCCCTATTTCCTTATCGAGGCCCTCGCGTTCTGGGGTGTCTCCGAGGCCATCGGCGTCGGCTGGGCGCTGCTTGCGCTGTTTCTGTGCTTCTTTGGCGGCCTATTCTTGGCGGCCTTTGAGATGAAGCGCATTGGCCGCGTCGCGCTGCACCAGCAGCAGGTTAACCCTGGTCGGCTGGCTGGTGACTATGGTTTGTTGGCCGCGGGTGCGATCTTGGTGGCTGCGCCTGGTTTTGTCACCACAGCGCTCGGATTGTTGCTCATTGTGCCGCCCACGCGGGCGTTGGCGCGGAAAGCCCTGGCAAAGAAGCTGCGTGTGAAGATTGAAAACTTAGGCATGCGTGGTTTTGAGGCAACGAATAGGTATCGGGAGCACACGGTCTATGGGTCCTTCGCGGATCCTAACAAGCCGGTGATCGACGAAGACGAGCTCAAAGGCTGGTCGGACAATGTCAAGCCGGAGGACTTTAAGTGA